One Littorina saxatilis isolate snail1 linkage group LG1, US_GU_Lsax_2.0, whole genome shotgun sequence genomic window carries:
- the LOC138979247 gene encoding methionine aminopeptidase 1D, mitochondrial-like isoform X2 has product MMVLTYSCMRRLCSLASQWCHQSRSECRRRLSIAAFLHSFKKRHYHIVSPGHVSPLRKVPESIPKPLYALNGSDDVVPREAEVKSAVQIAGMRRACALAASLLQFAGSYLQVGMTTDEVDRAVHEKCLARGAYPSPLLYKGYPKSICTSVNNVACHGIPDDRPLCDGDIVNVDITVFYEGFHGDTSATFLIGHVDEAGQKLVEVARRCRDAGVAVCRPGTNLRGIGKAISKCAEAEGCSVIPEFCGHGIGEYFHGPPDIIHIDYATTGKMRAGMTFTIGGCEIKGRDSRADGVLAGCLFSSQLAGRTGKKEASN; this is encoded by the exons ATGATGGTATTAACCTACAGCTGCATGCGACGCCTGTGCAGTCTTGCCTCTCAGTGGTGCCATCAGAGCAGAAGTGAATGCAGACGTCGCCTCAGCATTGCTGCTTTCTTGCACAGCTTCAAGAAGCGGCATTACCACATTGTCTCGCCAGGCCATGTCAGTCCCTTGCGCAAAGTGCCGGAGAGTATTCCAAAACCATTGTACGCTTTGAATGGCTCAGATGACGTAGTACCACGAGAGGCAGAGGTGAAGTCTGCTGTACAGATCGCAGGGATGAGGAGAGCGTGCGCTCTTGCGGCTTCTTTGTTGCAGTTTGCTGGCTCCTATTTACAG GTTGGCATGACAACTGACGAAGTTGATCGAGCTGTTCATGAGAAATGTCTGGCCAGGGGAGCTTACCCGTCACCCTTGCTGTACAAGGGTTATCCCAAATCCATCTGTACGTCCGTTAACAATGTGGCATGCCACGGTATACCTGATGATCGTCCATTGTGTGACGGAGACATCGTGAATGTAGATATTACA GTCTTCTATGAGGGTTTCCATGGTGACACGTCTGCTACATTCCTCATTGGCCATGTTGATGAGGCGGGTCAGAAGCTAGTGGAGGTTGCTAGGCGATGCAGAGATGCAGGTGTGGCAGTCTGCAGACCTGGTACCAACCTGCGAGGAATTGGAAAAGccatcag CAAATGTGCGGAGGCAGAGGGCTGCTCGGTCATCCCTGAGTTCTGTGGTCACGGCATTGGAGAATATTTTCATGGACCCCCTGATATCATACATATTG ACTATGCAACCACTGGAAAGATGAGAGCAGGAATGACTTTTACGATAG GCGGCTGTGAAATAAAGGGGCGAGACAGTCGGGCAGACGGGGTCTTAGCAGGATGTCTCTTTTCATCCCAGCTGGCTGGAAGGACGGGGAAGAAAGAAGCGAGTAATTAG
- the LOC138979247 gene encoding methionine aminopeptidase 1D, mitochondrial-like isoform X1, producing MMVLTYSCMRRLCSLASQWCHQSRSECRRRLSIAAFLHSFKKRHYHIVSPGHVSPLRKVPESIPKPLYALNGSDDVVPREAEVKSAVQIAGMRRACALAASLLQFAGSYLQVGMTTDEVDRAVHEKCLARGAYPSPLLYKGYPKSICTSVNNVACHGIPDDRPLCDGDIVNVDITVFYEGFHGDTSATFLIGHVDEAGQKLVEVARRCRDAGVAVCRPGTNLRGIGKAISKCAEAEGCSVIPEFCGHGIGEYFHGPPDIIHIDYATTGKMRAGMTFTIEPIVCEGLPDFKILSDKWTAVSSDNSRSAQFEHTVLITPSGVEVLTL from the exons ATGATGGTATTAACCTACAGCTGCATGCGACGCCTGTGCAGTCTTGCCTCTCAGTGGTGCCATCAGAGCAGAAGTGAATGCAGACGTCGCCTCAGCATTGCTGCTTTCTTGCACAGCTTCAAGAAGCGGCATTACCACATTGTCTCGCCAGGCCATGTCAGTCCCTTGCGCAAAGTGCCGGAGAGTATTCCAAAACCATTGTACGCTTTGAATGGCTCAGATGACGTAGTACCACGAGAGGCAGAGGTGAAGTCTGCTGTACAGATCGCAGGGATGAGGAGAGCGTGCGCTCTTGCGGCTTCTTTGTTGCAGTTTGCTGGCTCCTATTTACAG GTTGGCATGACAACTGACGAAGTTGATCGAGCTGTTCATGAGAAATGTCTGGCCAGGGGAGCTTACCCGTCACCCTTGCTGTACAAGGGTTATCCCAAATCCATCTGTACGTCCGTTAACAATGTGGCATGCCACGGTATACCTGATGATCGTCCATTGTGTGACGGAGACATCGTGAATGTAGATATTACA GTCTTCTATGAGGGTTTCCATGGTGACACGTCTGCTACATTCCTCATTGGCCATGTTGATGAGGCGGGTCAGAAGCTAGTGGAGGTTGCTAGGCGATGCAGAGATGCAGGTGTGGCAGTCTGCAGACCTGGTACCAACCTGCGAGGAATTGGAAAAGccatcag CAAATGTGCGGAGGCAGAGGGCTGCTCGGTCATCCCTGAGTTCTGTGGTCACGGCATTGGAGAATATTTTCATGGACCCCCTGATATCATACATATTG ACTATGCAACCACTGGAAAGATGAGAGCAGGAATGACTTTTACGATAG AGCCGATCGTATGTGAGGGGTTGCCGGACTTCAAGATTCTGTCCGACAAGTGGACAGCTGTGTCCAGTGACAACAGTCGCTCTGCACAGTTTGAACACACTGTGCTTATCACTCCATCTGGTGTGGAGGTGTTGACTTTGTGA